A DNA window from Camelina sativa cultivar DH55 chromosome 13, Cs, whole genome shotgun sequence contains the following coding sequences:
- the LOC104738469 gene encoding uncharacterized protein LOC104738469, with amino-acid sequence MSRLRAFSAPDLVPSDSGSITSSPTRTREHPSHEDSGLEGITTNVKLLLKLVQDHNEATSRQHDDWKVQRVKTMMTILEDLKTRIQKAQQQSSSSSGKKELRRCNTELKPTHDPNKNPMKPPQNDPDDVQKLRKEISASMAARKSLQMMCSSLGKEKEIMALELAGKAHERNEMEELISDLRAQNDKLLKKVQNCAAEHSNEKKEDDDCQGCNDVSLQGRNKELSDQLLKSIDGYRSLKRKYKDVQEENGSMRRALRDYGEGMNVGTQRLNKLHEKITREDEVNIEDEISDLEKLFQGLGLKISNHSQKK; translated from the exons ATGAGCCGTCTCCGAGCATTTTCTGCGCCGGATTTAGTTCCTTCTGATTCTGGATCTATTACATCATCACCAACAAGAACCAGAGAGCACCCATCTCATGAAGATTCTGGTTTAGAAG GGATCACTACGAACGTGAAGCTACTGCTGAAACTCGTTCAAGATCACAATGAAGCAACCTCAAGACAGCACGATGATTGGAAGGTACAGAGAGTTAAAACGATGATGACGATTCTCGAGGATCTAAAGACACGAATCCAGAAAGCTCAGcaacaatcatcatcatcatccggaAAAAAAGAGCTTAGACGATGCAACACAGAGCTGAAACCGACTCATGATCCAAACAAGAATCCGATGAAGCCGCCACAGAACGATCCTGATGATGTTCAGAAGCTGAGAAAAGAGATAAGCGCGAGTATGGCTGCAAGAAAGAGTCTTCAAATGATGTGTTCAAGTCtagggaaagagaaagagataatggCTTTGGAGCTTGCGGGGAAAGCTCACGAACGGAACGAAATGGAGGAGCTTATAAGTGATCTTAGGGCTCAAAATGATAAATTGCTAAAGAAAGTGCAGAATTGCGCGGCAGAGCACAgtaatgagaagaaagaagatgatgattgtCAAGGATGCAACGATGTGTCTCTTCAgggaagaaacaaagagttgTCTGATCAGCTTCTCAAGTCTATTGACGGATACCGATCTTTGAAAAGGAAATACAAAGATGTTCAAGAGGAGAATGGATCAATGAGACGAGCCCTTAGAGATTATGGGGAAGGAATGAATGTTGGGACTCAGAGACTAAACAAGTTGCATGAGAAGATCACAAGAGAAGATGAAGTGAATATTGAGGATGAGATTTCAGATTTAGAAAAGTTGTTTCAAGGGCTTGGTTTAAAGATTTCAAATCATTCCCAGAAGAAGTAA
- the LOC104737407 gene encoding putative hydrolase C777.06c encodes MEKNQCDNDRTALIFLGTGCSGAVPDFRCLLQPSDPPCHVCSQSLSLLPHLNPNYRCNTSLLIDYCCEEEDGRHYYIIIDVGKSFREQVLRWFTFYKIPRIHSIVLTHEHADAVHGLDDIRSIQPRGSTIDSDPLPVFLSQFTMESIATRFPYLVDKKVKEVPRRVSQLDWKIIEENCEKPFTASGLSFNPLPVMHGEDYIALGFLFGNKSKVAYISDVSRIPPSTEYAISKAGAGQLDLLILDTNVTRKRGLNPTHICFPEALEILKRLCPKRALLTGMTHDFDHHEYNEILAEWSLREGIQVQLAHDGLRVPIEL; translated from the exons atggagaagaatcaATGCGATAATGATCGAACGGCTCTGATCTTTCTCGGAACAGGCTGCTCCGGTGCAGTTCCCGATTTCAGATGCTTACTCCAGCCATCGGATCCTCCTTGCCATGTCTGTTCTCAATCCCTCTCTTTACTTCCTCACCTAAACCCTAACTACAG ATGCAACACATCGCTCTTGATTGACTATTGctgcgaggaagaagatggtagACACTATTACATAATTATTGATGTTGGGAAGAGTTTTAGAGAGCAAGTCCTTCGTTGGTTCACCTTCTATAAGATTCCCCGAATCCATTCT ATAGTTCTAACTCATGAGCACGCAGATGCTGTTCATGGTTTAGATGATATTCGATCTATTCAACCTCGCGGTTCAACCATTGACTCTGATCCACTTCCTGTGTTTCTATCTCAGTTTACAATGGAAAG TATTGCTACAAGGTTTCCATATTTGGTTGATAAGAAGGTTAAAGAAGTACCTAGACGAGTTTCACAGCTTGACTGGAAAATCATAGAAGAGAATTGTGAAAAACCATTTACTGCCTCGGGCTTATCTTTCAATCCTCTTCCA GTGATGCATGGAGAGGACTACATTGCTTTAGGTTTCCTTTTCGGTAATAAAAGTAAAGTGGCTTATATATCAGATGTATCACGCATTCCACCGAGTACCGAGTATG CTATTTCTAAAGCCGGGGCTGGACAGTTAGATCTTCTTATCTTGGATACAAATGTAACTCGCAAG AGAGGACTAAATCCTACACACATCTGTTTTCCTGAg gctcttgagATCTTAAAGAGGCTCTGTCCAAAGAGAGCGCTATTAACCGGTATGACACATGATTTTGATCACCATGAATACAATGAGATACTTGCGGAATGGTCTCTAAG GGAAGGAATACAAGTGCAGCTTGCTCACGATGGATTAAGGGTTCCGATAGAGCTATGA